CGAGGTCTGGTCGCTGGGTCATGAGGATCGAGATGATGATCGAGTTGATGCACACGCTCTTGCCCGAGCCGGTGGTGCCGGCGATGAGCATGTGTGGCATCTTGGTCAGGTCGCTGACCAGGGCTCCGCCGCTGGCGTCTTTTCCGAGGAACAGAGGAAGCTGCATCTTCTGGGCGGCGGCGCCGGCCAGGGTCATGAGTTCCTTGATGCGGACCTTTTCCTTATCGAGGTTAGGGACTTCGATGCCGATGGTGTTCTTGCCGGGGATAGGGGCGACGACGCGGACGCTGGGGGCCTTGAGTGATCGGGCGATATCGTTGGCCAGGGAGGAGATCTGACTGACCTTGACGCCGGGGGCGACGGAGATCTCGAACATGGTAATGACCGGCCCGGTGTCGATTTCGACGACCTTGGCTTCGATCTTATAGTCGAGGAGAGTCTGTTCGAGGATGCGGGCTTTTTCGCGGACCAGGGCTTCCTGGTGGGAGGTGAAGGTGTACTCCGGCTCCTGGAGGACGGTGATGGGCGGGTAGGTCCATTCGGCCAGCTCGGTCGGATAGGGTTTGGTGACGGGTGGCGGCGCGGCCGCGCCTGGTTTGGGTGGCTGTGACGCCCGAATGATCATCCGGGGTTCAGGCGCGGTGTCCGGGCTCTCGTCCTCGGACTCCTCGTCGGCCTCGCCGGTTTCGGTGTTCTCCGCGTCCTCGACTTGGGTCTCTTCGTCCTCCTCTTCGGCGTCTTCTTCTTCGACCTGGGCCGAGTCTTGCGTCTCGTTCTCGCACTCGCCTTCGGTTGTCTCGTCGGTCGGTTCTTCCTCCTCGGGGTCGGCCGGGGCCTCGAGCGGGCTCTTTTCCTGCTGATCCGGATCGAGGACGGCGGTGCCGGTTTCCTTGACGGCTGCCCGCTTGGGAGTGGTCTTCGATTCGGTTTTCTTGACGTCGGCCTTGTCCCCGGAGTTTCGGCCGGGGTTGATCCTCAGCTCGGCGGAGCCGGAGCCTCGTCCGGGGCCGGCGGTTCCACCGGCCAGGGCGGGTTGTCGGCGTCCGGGCAGCATGGTGGCGAGTCGTTGGAATGGTGCGGTGAGCCGGGCGGCCCAGGGCGTTCTGGGCAGGCGTTGGCGGACCTCCTCGGCCAGTTCCTGGATCTGTCCGCGGCGTTCGCGGATGGCCTGGGGGATGCGGAGGATCAGGCCCTCGGTGGTGAACAGGAGGCCGACCAGACAGAGGTATGCCAGGACGGGCAGGGTACCGATCTTGAATGAGCTGACCAGCCATGTTGCCAGGAGGTAGCCGAGTACGCCTCCGCGGAGTTCGGGCCAACGGGGTGCCTCGGATGCCTCGAAGAAGAGCGAGCAGAGCGAGCTGAATGGCCAGGCCAGGTCGGAGCGGAAGGCCCAGCTGAATGGCCAGGGGAGGTTCTGGACCTCGGCGACGGAGGGGGTAAGCAGGTGGAAGCAGACGGAGGTGACGGAGATGAGTACGGCCACACCGATGACCCGCTGCCAGAGGGATGGCAGTCGTCCGACTCGGGCGAGCACGCCGATGGCCGCGGTCAGTCCGGCGACGGCGGCGTAGGCTCCGCCTCCGAAGTAGACGAACATATGGTAGGCGATCCAGGCTCCGGCTCGCCCGCCGTCGTTGTTGGCCGGTGTGGGGTGGGGCCAGTTGTGGGGGCTGGGCCAGTCGGTGGGGTCGAAGCTGAGGATACTCAGCCAGAGGAAGGCACAGACGATGAGCGAGAGCAGGATCACACATCCGCGGATCAGCTGTCTTCGTTCCTGAGAGGTGGTCATAACGGGCGTTTCCTCCGTGTCACGCCGGCCAACACCGGAACAGGCGGTATCGTATCTGTCCGCTGCTGGAGTGCCAGGACCGGTTGCCGGATTTCCGGCAGTTTTTCGGGTTGACCCGTTCCGGCGCAGACCGCTAGCCCGGGCACGGGCGCACCCGAATGAGTGAATATCGGACCCGTCTGCTTTGGTGCTGCAGGATTTTCGGTGGTGGGTGGTGGGGTGGGTTTGTTGGGGGACGCGGGCTGCCGAACGAAGCCAATGAACCGGGGTGGGACGGGCGTTTTCGACCGCGCCAGGGCGGTTTTGTCGGGTGGGAGGTCAGGATCTTGGGCGCCAAACGAAGCCAATGCAGCAGTTCCAAGCGGGTCGTCCGATGGCGGGTTGGGGGCGGCGTGGAGGCCCTTGAACCCCACCGGTTGTTGCCGGCGGCCGGGGACGAGTCGTTGCGGGGTGTCTCCGGCGGGTTAGCGGGTGACCGACTGGGGCGGGGCGATCCGCTGCGCTGATAACACGGCGGGTGTCCCGGTGGTGTTTGTCGGGGGCTTGGGTGGGCGGAGTGTGGAGGGTGGAGAAGTGGGGTTGGAGGGAGGTGTCGTGGGGGTGGAGGCTGGTTAGCAGGCCATCCGGGACGGGGCCCGGATGGTCTGCCCGGCGGTCGATTGGGAAGGTGCCCAGGTGAACGGAGGGCTCAGTTGTCCTTGGTTTGGAGCACGCGGTAGATCAGTGCTCCGAGGATGGCCCCGGCGATGGGTGCCACCCAGAACAGCCACAGTTGGGCGACAGCCCAGCTGCCCATGAATACGGCCACGCCGGTGCTTCTGGCCGGGTTGACTGATGTGTTGGTGACGGGAATGCTGATCAGGTGGATGAGGGTGAGGCCGAGGCCGATGGCGATGGGGGCGAAGCCTGGGGGGGCTTTTTTGTCGGTGGATCCGAGGATGATGAGGAGGAACATCATGGTCATGACGATTTCGCAGACCAGGCAGGCATAGAGGGAGTAGCCGCCGGGGGAATGTTCGCCGAATCCGTTGGACGCGAATCCGCCGGACAGGTCGAAGCCCTTTTTGCCGCTGGCGATGAAGAACAGGACTCCGCCGGCGGCGATGGCCCCGAGGACCTGGGCGAGGATGTAGGGGACGAGTTTGGCGGCCGGGAAGCGGCCGCCGACGCACAAGCCGACGGAGACTGCGGGGTTAAGATGGCAGCCGGAGATATGCCCGATGGCGAAGGCCATGGTGAGGACGGTCAGGCCGAAGGCGAGGGACACGCCGAGCAGTCCGATGCCGACGTTGGGGAATGCGGCGGCCAGCACGGCGCTCCCGCAGCCACCGAGCACCAGC
The window above is part of the Phycisphaerae bacterium genome. Proteins encoded here:
- a CDS encoding DNA translocase FtsK — encoded protein: MTTSQERRQLIRGCVILLSLIVCAFLWLSILSFDPTDWPSPHNWPHPTPANNDGGRAGAWIAYHMFVYFGGGAYAAVAGLTAAIGVLARVGRLPSLWQRVIGVAVLISVTSVCFHLLTPSVAEVQNLPWPFSWAFRSDLAWPFSSLCSLFFEASEAPRWPELRGGVLGYLLATWLVSSFKIGTLPVLAYLCLVGLLFTTEGLILRIPQAIRERRGQIQELAEEVRQRLPRTPWAARLTAPFQRLATMLPGRRQPALAGGTAGPGRGSGSAELRINPGRNSGDKADVKKTESKTTPKRAAVKETGTAVLDPDQQEKSPLEAPADPEEEEPTDETTEGECENETQDSAQVEEEDAEEEDEETQVEDAENTETGEADEESEDESPDTAPEPRMIIRASQPPKPGAAAPPPVTKPYPTELAEWTYPPITVLQEPEYTFTSHQEALVREKARILEQTLLDYKIEAKVVEIDTGPVITMFEISVAPGVKVSQISSLANDIARSLKAPSVRVVAPIPGKNTIGIEVPNLDKEKVRIKELMTLAGAAAQKMQLPLFLGKDASGGALVSDLTKMPHMLIAGTTGSGKSVCINSIIISILMTQRPDLVKLILVDPKMVEMSMFREVPHLMCPIVTEMERAEKILEWATVKMDERYALLAEAGVRNIAAYNRLTKEEKRERFQPTTPEEEAQIPSHLPYIIIIIDELADMMMLSAKEVELHLSRLAQKSRAVGIHIIVATQRPEAKIVTGLIKSNLPCRIAFRVASRMDSRIVLDQNGAEVLMGQGDMLYLPPGSSKLMRAQGTYLEDAELKSVINFLKERGAPEFHPELIQLRNQEISTDGPRDEFFDKAVEIVLETKRGSVSLLQRRLAVGYSRASRLIEEMAAAGIVGEYKGSQAREIVITPEQWQAMKEAEAERLRSTALKDDGVPDMLYDDDL
- the aqpZ gene encoding aquaporin Z; this translates as MKPIGAEFFGTFWLVLGGCGSAVLAAAFPNVGIGLLGVSLAFGLTVLTMAFAIGHISGCHLNPAVSVGLCVGGRFPAAKLVPYILAQVLGAIAAGGVLFFIASGKKGFDLSGGFASNGFGEHSPGGYSLYACLVCEIVMTMMFLLIILGSTDKKAPPGFAPIAIGLGLTLIHLISIPVTNTSVNPARSTGVAVFMGSWAVAQLWLFWVAPIAGAILGALIYRVLQTKDN